A genome region from Chitinispirillales bacterium ANBcel5 includes the following:
- a CDS encoding FHA domain-containing protein, with protein MARYTVFVQDQPLNIYELQEPVITIGRLPDNTIPISNMGVSRRHVKIEQDVDGSYTARDLDSLNGTSVNGNKIKKVTLKHGDKIEIGNYTILYECFEQSEPVSARQEENIATNPESFNDIKKSRSGDTARPGSTTEINFRPVQDADNEQDSAVLIEISKRLVYKLDRDFITVGSDDHDDIFADGFMVNKNFAQIELLVDGSYISVNKRMGKLKVNGKTKKSHLLKHKDRIEIGNNTFRYMENG; from the coding sequence ATGGCCAGATATACAGTATTTGTACAAGATCAACCGCTTAATATATATGAACTTCAAGAGCCCGTTATAACCATCGGGCGATTGCCTGATAATACCATCCCTATTTCAAATATGGGGGTATCCAGACGCCATGTGAAAATTGAACAAGATGTTGATGGCAGCTATACGGCAAGAGATCTGGATTCTTTAAATGGTACCTCAGTGAATGGAAATAAAATAAAGAAGGTAACACTCAAGCATGGGGATAAAATCGAGATAGGAAATTATACGATTCTGTATGAGTGTTTCGAACAATCTGAGCCGGTTTCTGCCCGGCAGGAAGAGAACATTGCTACAAACCCGGAATCTTTTAATGATATTAAAAAAAGCAGATCCGGTGATACTGCCAGGCCTGGTTCAACAACAGAAATAAATTTCAGGCCAGTGCAGGATGCCGATAATGAGCAGGATAGTGCTGTTTTAATTGAAATCTCTAAACGTTTGGTTTATAAATTAGACCGGGATTTTATAACCGTTGGTTCTGATGACCACGATGACATTTTTGCCGATGGTTTTATGGTAAATAAAAACTTTGCTCAAATAGAGCTGCTTGTTGATGGAAGCTATATCTCAGTAAATAAGCGGATGGGAAAACTAAAAGTAAACGGAAAAACTAAAAAGTCCCATCTTTTAAAACATAAGGACCGTATAGAAATAGGAAATAACACTTTTCGATACATGGAAAATGGATAA
- a CDS encoding metallophosphoesterase family protein, producing MKYAIISDIHANLEALEAVFEDIDKNETIDDVLCLGDIVGYGANPNECIELIKQRCPVSILGNHDAAAVDLLSTQHFNIHAKIAIEWTTKELKPKNKEYLTTLPSKKILDPITLVHSTPYEPNMWYYITSLEEAAFNYQYFDTSACFIGHTHIPVIIVLNKDDEVYVHQGSNYQVSGAERVLINVGSVGQPRDRNPNSSYGIFDTDTMEFSFRRVTYDIEKTQAKMRKIKMPEFLANRLVEGR from the coding sequence ATGAAATATGCCATCATTTCTGACATACATGCTAATCTTGAAGCTTTGGAAGCTGTTTTTGAAGATATAGATAAAAATGAAACTATTGATGATGTACTATGCCTTGGTGATATCGTTGGCTATGGTGCTAATCCAAATGAGTGTATTGAATTAATAAAGCAGCGATGCCCTGTTTCTATTCTTGGTAATCATGATGCTGCTGCCGTTGATTTACTTTCAACTCAGCATTTCAATATCCATGCAAAAATTGCAATAGAGTGGACCACTAAAGAATTAAAACCCAAAAACAAAGAGTATCTTACCACTCTACCTTCCAAAAAAATTCTTGACCCAATAACGTTGGTACATTCAACACCCTATGAACCAAATATGTGGTATTACATCACCTCACTTGAAGAGGCTGCTTTCAATTACCAATATTTCGATACCTCTGCCTGTTTTATTGGGCATACGCATATACCTGTTATTATTGTGTTAAATAAGGATGATGAAGTGTATGTTCATCAGGGATCAAATTACCAGGTTAGTGGTGCGGAAAGAGTACTAATCAATGTGGGAAGTGTCGGACAGCCAAGAGACAGAAACCCCAATTCAAGTTATGGGATCTTTGATACCGACACAATGGAATTTTCTTTCAGGCGAGTTACTTATGATATAGAAAAAACTCAGGCTAAAATGAGAAAAATTAAAATGCCGGAGTTTTTGGCCAATCGCCTTGTTGAAGGAAGATAG
- the carB gene encoding carbamoyl-phosphate synthase large subunit: MPKRKDIKKVLIIGSGPIIIGQACEFDYSGTQACKALRSLGYEIVLVNSNPATIMTDPTIADATYIEPLNIESLERIIAKERPDALLPNLGGQSGLNLSLQLENEGVLKKYGVKIIGVDVEAIQRGEDRIIFKEMMENLGIDMPKSEAVYSVDEALRVAGELGYPVVVRPAYTMGGTGGGLVYNVEELKTVAGRGLAASMINQVLIEESVLGWEELELEIVRDSKGKMITVCFIENVDPMGTHTGDSFCTAPMLTVSDQLQKRLQKHAYDIVESVKVIGGTNVQFAHDPVTDRITVIEINPRTSRSSALASKATGFPIALISAKLAVGLTLDEIPYWKGVTLDQYEPSGDYIVVKFARWAFEKFKGSHDKLGTQMKAVGEVMSIGKTYKEAFQKAIRSLENSRYGLGFAKNFNTLPVEELLNMLKEPSSERHFIMYEALRNGASIDQIHAITKVKQWFIQEMKELVDFEESFLSGKTLESITKEQLTQAKEWGFSDRYLAKLTNSSENAVREKCTSLAIARGWDCVNVSGVETPASYYYSSTNTSQQLEISKKPKVMILGGGPNRIGQGIEFDYCCVHAAFALRDLGYETVMVNCNPETVSTDYDTSDRLYFEPLTLENVLNIYNAEKPDGVVVQFGGQTPLNLANELAEAGVKILGTPPDIIDLAEDRDRFDQMMKRLNIPMPPSGMAVSQEEALSVAESIGYPVMVRPSYVLGGRGMEIVHDDDMLKKYMDLAVDVTPERPILIDKFLENAIEAEADALCDGEDVFVPSVMEHIEQAGIHSGDSACVIPPVSIKPELIDKICEYTKSIAKELKVIGLMNMQYAIAGDTVYVIEANPRASRTVPLVSKVCNLNMAKIATELMMGKKIKDLELKKEPIEHYGVKEAVFPFHMFPEVDPVLGPEMRSTGEVLGIDKQFGLAFFKAQEGANQALPIEGKVLISVSGSESTDIDVLGKKFLEMGFGIVATRGTHLHLSSKGIESQQVNKLHEGRPNILDMITNGEIQLIINTPVGKTSQYDDSYIRKAAVKHKIPYITTLAAAHAAVNGISERKNKVVNARSLQEYQNREQADNAQKDDILETV; encoded by the coding sequence ATGCCCAAGCGTAAAGACATAAAAAAAGTTCTTATTATTGGTTCAGGACCGATAATTATTGGCCAGGCTTGTGAGTTTGACTATTCTGGCACCCAGGCCTGTAAGGCCCTTAGATCTCTTGGTTATGAAATTGTGCTGGTTAATTCAAATCCGGCGACCATTATGACCGACCCCACAATAGCTGATGCAACCTATATTGAGCCACTTAACATTGAATCTCTCGAACGAATAATCGCTAAAGAACGCCCTGACGCACTTTTGCCTAATCTTGGTGGGCAAAGCGGTCTCAACCTCTCGCTTCAGCTGGAAAATGAGGGGGTACTAAAAAAGTATGGTGTTAAAATTATAGGAGTAGATGTTGAAGCCATTCAAAGAGGTGAGGATCGAATCATCTTTAAGGAGATGATGGAGAATCTTGGGATTGACATGCCAAAAAGCGAAGCAGTTTACAGTGTTGATGAGGCATTGCGTGTTGCAGGTGAGCTTGGCTATCCTGTAGTTGTCAGACCAGCATATACCATGGGGGGAACCGGTGGCGGACTGGTCTACAATGTAGAAGAACTCAAAACAGTTGCCGGGCGCGGACTCGCAGCCAGCATGATTAATCAGGTGCTTATCGAAGAGTCTGTCCTTGGCTGGGAAGAGCTTGAACTGGAGATTGTAAGAGATTCAAAAGGTAAAATGATCACTGTTTGTTTCATTGAAAATGTCGATCCTATGGGAACCCATACCGGTGATTCATTTTGCACTGCACCAATGCTTACTGTTAGCGACCAACTCCAGAAACGACTGCAAAAGCACGCCTATGACATTGTTGAATCGGTGAAGGTCATAGGGGGAACGAATGTACAGTTTGCCCATGATCCTGTAACAGATCGTATTACGGTGATTGAGATAAATCCGCGCACTTCACGCTCCTCTGCTCTTGCTTCCAAGGCAACCGGGTTTCCAATTGCACTAATCTCAGCCAAACTGGCTGTGGGTTTAACCCTGGATGAAATCCCATATTGGAAAGGTGTAACTCTTGACCAGTACGAACCTTCCGGTGATTATATCGTGGTAAAATTCGCTCGCTGGGCTTTTGAAAAATTCAAAGGTTCTCATGATAAACTTGGCACTCAGATGAAAGCTGTTGGCGAAGTTATGAGTATTGGAAAAACCTACAAAGAAGCTTTCCAGAAAGCTATCCGATCACTGGAAAATAGCAGATACGGGCTTGGTTTTGCCAAAAATTTCAATACCCTGCCTGTTGAAGAGTTATTAAATATGCTAAAAGAGCCTTCAAGCGAAAGACACTTCATAATGTATGAAGCGCTCAGAAATGGTGCCAGTATCGATCAAATACACGCTATCACCAAGGTGAAACAGTGGTTTATTCAGGAGATGAAAGAGCTGGTCGACTTTGAAGAGAGTTTTCTCTCAGGCAAAACCCTGGAGAGCATAACCAAAGAACAGCTTACTCAAGCCAAAGAGTGGGGTTTTAGTGACCGATATCTTGCTAAACTGACAAATAGCTCAGAAAATGCAGTACGTGAGAAGTGTACATCTCTTGCTATTGCCAGGGGATGGGATTGTGTGAATGTAAGTGGAGTCGAAACTCCTGCTTCCTACTACTACTCATCAACAAACACTTCACAACAACTTGAGATATCTAAAAAACCTAAAGTCATGATTCTAGGTGGCGGTCCCAATCGTATCGGGCAGGGCATAGAGTTTGATTACTGCTGTGTTCATGCTGCTTTTGCGTTAAGAGACTTAGGCTATGAAACAGTGATGGTAAACTGTAATCCGGAAACGGTTTCAACAGATTACGACACCTCTGATCGACTCTACTTTGAGCCCCTGACATTAGAAAATGTTCTTAACATATATAATGCAGAAAAGCCTGATGGAGTCGTTGTACAATTTGGTGGTCAGACCCCCTTAAACCTGGCAAACGAATTGGCAGAAGCAGGGGTTAAGATTCTTGGCACTCCTCCGGATATAATAGATTTGGCAGAAGACCGCGATCGCTTCGACCAGATGATGAAAAGATTAAACATCCCAATGCCTCCTTCGGGTATGGCTGTTTCTCAGGAAGAGGCACTCTCGGTTGCTGAATCTATAGGGTATCCTGTTATGGTGAGACCCTCTTATGTGCTTGGGGGTCGTGGAATGGAAATTGTACATGATGACGATATGTTAAAAAAGTACATGGATTTAGCTGTAGATGTTACCCCGGAACGCCCCATACTTATCGATAAGTTCTTGGAAAATGCGATCGAAGCCGAAGCTGATGCTCTTTGTGATGGTGAAGATGTTTTTGTTCCATCTGTTATGGAGCATATTGAACAAGCTGGCATACACTCGGGGGATTCAGCATGTGTTATACCACCTGTAAGTATCAAACCGGAACTAATTGATAAGATTTGCGAGTACACTAAAAGTATCGCCAAAGAGTTAAAAGTCATAGGACTGATGAATATGCAGTATGCAATTGCTGGAGATACAGTATATGTAATTGAAGCTAACCCCAGGGCTTCCCGTACTGTACCACTGGTTTCCAAAGTGTGTAACCTCAATATGGCAAAAATTGCTACTGAGCTTATGATGGGTAAGAAGATCAAAGATCTGGAGCTTAAAAAGGAACCCATTGAACATTATGGAGTAAAAGAAGCGGTATTCCCTTTCCATATGTTTCCGGAAGTAGACCCGGTACTTGGCCCCGAAATGCGTTCTACCGGTGAAGTCCTTGGTATAGACAAGCAATTCGGCCTTGCCTTCTTTAAAGCCCAGGAGGGCGCAAATCAGGCCCTTCCTATTGAGGGAAAAGTACTTATAAGTGTTTCCGGTTCCGAGTCAACCGATATAGATGTATTAGGCAAAAAGTTTCTGGAAATGGGTTTTGGTATTGTTGCTACCCGGGGCACTCATCTGCACCTAAGCTCAAAGGGTATTGAAAGTCAGCAGGTAAATAAGCTTCATGAAGGAAGACCTAATATCCTGGACATGATTACCAATGGTGAAATTCAGTTGATTATCAATACCCCGGTAGGTAAAACCAGTCAATACGATGATTCCTATATCCGTAAAGCCGCAGTCAAACACAAAATTCCCTATATCACCACACTGGCAGCAGCTCATGCGGCAGTGAACGGAATATCAGAGCGTAAAAACAAAGTGGTAAATGCTCGTTCTCTTCAGGAGTACCAGAATCGTGAACAGGCAGATAACGCACAAAAAGATGACATTCTCGAAACTGTTTAA
- a CDS encoding amidophosphoribosyltransferase, whose translation MSGFFGVISETEEECITHLFYGTDYHSHLGTRRAGLVVCDGEQHSRVIHDISNAQFRSKFDSDLSKLSGKYGIGVISDYEDQPLIIGSHLGTYGIITVGHVHNLSLLAQKAFDRRFVHFSEMSGNELNPTELTAMLINQQESFEEGIVNAHNLIEGSSSMLILTQKGIYAARDKLGRTPVMIGKGENGYAVTMESCAFSNLGYEEYYELGPGEVVFISPDGVEQKVKPGNQMQMCSFLWIYYGYPASDYEGINVEHSRYRCGAALAQRDNIDVDFAAGIPDSGIAHALGYAQKARIPYSRPFVKYTPTWARSFMPQNQSVRELVAKMKLIPIKRLTSNKSILFCDDSIVRGTQLKDTLQRIYNYNAKEIHMRLACPPILFGCKYLNFSRSKSEMEFITRKVITEIEGGKVDRIEDYTDEKSDRHHLMIETIRKKMNLTSLKYQRLDDMIEAINIPAENLCTYCWTGCENGNKTCNNKTTSKAGKAVLNHAQA comes from the coding sequence ATGAGCGGTTTTTTCGGAGTTATTTCAGAAACAGAGGAAGAATGTATAACGCACCTTTTCTACGGAACTGATTATCACAGCCACCTCGGCACCCGCAGGGCCGGGCTTGTTGTTTGCGATGGGGAACAACATTCAAGAGTGATCCATGATATATCCAACGCTCAGTTCAGAAGTAAATTTGACAGCGACCTCTCCAAGCTTAGTGGAAAATATGGTATAGGCGTTATTAGTGACTATGAAGATCAGCCCTTGATCATTGGATCACACCTTGGTACGTATGGTATTATTACTGTTGGCCATGTTCACAATCTTTCCCTCCTTGCCCAAAAAGCTTTCGACAGGAGATTCGTTCATTTTTCAGAAATGAGCGGCAATGAATTGAATCCTACTGAGCTTACCGCTATGCTCATTAATCAGCAGGAAAGTTTTGAAGAGGGAATTGTAAACGCCCACAATCTTATTGAAGGCTCCTCATCGATGCTTATTCTCACTCAAAAGGGAATTTATGCAGCAAGAGACAAGCTTGGCCGTACCCCTGTTATGATCGGAAAAGGTGAGAACGGGTACGCAGTAACCATGGAAAGCTGCGCCTTTTCAAATCTTGGCTATGAAGAATATTATGAGCTTGGACCAGGTGAAGTGGTCTTTATCTCTCCTGATGGTGTTGAGCAAAAAGTTAAACCCGGCAATCAGATGCAAATGTGTTCTTTCTTGTGGATCTACTATGGCTATCCAGCATCAGACTATGAAGGGATAAACGTAGAGCACTCAAGATACCGTTGTGGTGCAGCACTTGCCCAAAGAGATAATATCGATGTTGATTTTGCTGCCGGAATACCTGATTCAGGTATTGCACACGCCCTTGGATATGCCCAAAAAGCACGAATCCCCTATAGCAGACCCTTTGTAAAATATACTCCAACATGGGCCCGTAGCTTTATGCCTCAGAATCAGTCTGTGCGTGAATTGGTTGCCAAGATGAAACTGATTCCTATAAAACGACTCACAAGCAACAAATCGATCCTGTTCTGTGATGATTCGATTGTTAGAGGAACTCAACTAAAGGATACATTACAGCGCATCTATAATTACAATGCCAAAGAAATCCATATGCGACTGGCCTGTCCTCCTATTCTTTTTGGATGTAAGTACCTTAATTTCTCACGCTCCAAATCTGAGATGGAGTTTATAACAAGAAAAGTGATCACAGAGATCGAAGGTGGCAAGGTAGACCGTATTGAAGATTATACCGATGAAAAGTCCGATCGCCACCATTTGATGATAGAAACAATTCGAAAAAAGATGAATTTAACAAGCCTTAAATATCAGCGTCTTGACGACATGATTGAGGCTATAAACATCCCTGCAGAAAATCTCTGCACCTACTGTTGGACCGGATGTGAAAATGGAAATAAGACGTGTAATAATAAAACTACTTCAAAGGCTGGAAAGGCGGTATTAAATCATGCCCAAGCGTAA
- a CDS encoding DUF1846 domain-containing protein, producing the protein MPHPVGFDNEKYLEQQLNAIKERVSLFQNKLYLEFGGKLLYDYHAARVLPGFDPNVKMRLLQKLKDNAEVILCIYAGDIERKKIRADFGITYDSDALKLIDDLSEWDINVAAIVITRYEKQAAAKAFKSKLERRGVKVFTHGFTKGYPGDVETIVSQEGYGSNAYIETTKPIVVVTGPGPGSGKLATCLSQLYHDHKRGIESGYAKFETFPVWNLSLKHEVNVAYESATADLKDVNLIDHFHLEAYGNVAVNYNRDTEAFPLLKRIIERITGKPSIYRSPTDMGVNRVAFGITDDSVVREAAKQEIIRRYFRSACEYAIGLVEIETQQRIELILSDLGAEIEQRSVVLPAREAAVEAKHKGKGNEGIYCGAAIELMDGTIITGSNSPLMHAASSLVLNATKHIAGIPEEMHLLPPNITESLARLKKYILEGKKVSLDLDETLIALGISAISNPAAEMALTKLKELRNCEVHMTHIPTPGDEAGLRKIGVNLTSDPNFSTKLLFIS; encoded by the coding sequence ATGCCACACCCTGTTGGATTTGACAACGAAAAGTATCTTGAACAACAACTAAACGCAATTAAAGAACGTGTAAGCTTGTTTCAAAACAAGCTTTATCTTGAATTTGGCGGTAAACTTCTCTACGATTACCATGCTGCCAGAGTTCTTCCTGGTTTTGACCCCAATGTTAAAATGCGTCTGTTGCAGAAGCTAAAAGACAATGCTGAGGTTATACTATGTATTTATGCTGGAGACATCGAACGGAAAAAGATCAGAGCCGATTTTGGCATCACGTACGATTCTGACGCACTCAAGCTTATCGATGATCTTAGTGAATGGGATATAAACGTAGCAGCGATAGTTATCACCCGATACGAGAAACAAGCTGCTGCAAAGGCATTTAAAAGCAAACTTGAGAGACGTGGTGTAAAAGTCTTCACCCATGGATTCACAAAAGGTTACCCTGGAGATGTTGAAACCATCGTGAGCCAGGAAGGGTATGGGTCAAATGCCTATATAGAAACGACAAAACCGATTGTTGTGGTAACAGGCCCGGGACCTGGAAGCGGGAAACTTGCTACATGCCTCTCTCAGTTGTATCATGACCATAAGCGTGGTATAGAAAGCGGTTACGCAAAGTTTGAAACATTTCCAGTATGGAATCTCTCGCTGAAGCATGAAGTAAATGTTGCCTACGAAAGCGCGACCGCCGACCTTAAAGATGTAAACCTGATCGATCATTTCCACCTTGAAGCATACGGAAATGTTGCGGTTAATTATAACAGAGACACTGAAGCATTTCCGCTCCTGAAACGAATCATTGAGCGCATTACAGGTAAACCATCCATCTATCGCTCTCCAACTGATATGGGTGTAAACAGGGTAGCTTTTGGAATAACCGATGATTCGGTAGTAAGAGAAGCTGCAAAACAGGAGATTATCAGAAGGTATTTTAGAAGTGCTTGTGAATACGCGATTGGTCTTGTAGAAATAGAAACACAGCAGAGAATAGAACTAATACTTAGCGACTTGGGCGCAGAGATAGAACAGCGCTCTGTTGTGCTTCCGGCACGAGAAGCTGCTGTCGAGGCAAAGCATAAGGGAAAAGGGAATGAGGGGATCTATTGTGGCGCGGCAATAGAGCTTATGGACGGCACAATAATAACAGGGTCGAACTCCCCGCTGATGCATGCGGCTTCAAGCCTGGTATTAAACGCCACAAAACACATTGCTGGCATTCCCGAAGAGATGCATCTTTTGCCACCTAATATAACAGAATCACTTGCAAGATTAAAAAAATATATACTTGAAGGTAAAAAGGTCAGTCTTGATCTTGACGAAACATTGATAGCCCTTGGTATAAGTGCTATCTCTAACCCGGCGGCTGAAATGGCACTCACAAAACTCAAAGAGTTAAGAAACTGTGAAGTGCACATGACCCATATTCCTACCCCGGGTGATGAGGCAGGTTTGAGAAAAATAGGTGTAAACCTTACCAGTGACCCTAACTTTTCCACTAAATTGCTGTTTATAAGCTAA